The Pseudomonas berkeleyensis genome includes a region encoding these proteins:
- a CDS encoding universal stress protein: MIKIMVATDLSERSAHALQRAVQLIRRQGGGEWTLVHVIDDDAPAEHVASQVQQAETLLQAQAERLAEQAGSKPRVIVASGDVAEVLVESAQGSGAELLVVGAHRKSSLRDFFVGTTLERVVRASHLPVLRVNGPVTHEYKHALLALDLSRISLQAASRARDLGLLDPQNFDAASALEPVSPGVMLEASLSAQVLETQREDLRKQILERLGQDGLNLTSERLQIHVGSPESVIDEALKRSSADLLVLGTHAREGVSRLVLGSVASRLLATQDVDALIVPPAR, from the coding sequence ATGATCAAGATCATGGTGGCAACCGATCTATCCGAGCGTTCAGCCCATGCGCTGCAGCGCGCCGTGCAATTGATCCGTCGCCAGGGTGGCGGTGAATGGACGCTGGTTCATGTGATCGACGACGATGCGCCGGCCGAGCACGTGGCGAGCCAGGTGCAGCAGGCCGAAACCCTGCTGCAGGCCCAGGCCGAGCGGCTGGCCGAGCAGGCTGGCAGCAAACCGCGCGTGATCGTCGCCAGTGGCGATGTCGCCGAGGTGCTGGTCGAGAGCGCTCAGGGCAGCGGTGCCGAGCTGCTGGTGGTGGGCGCGCATCGTAAATCGTCGCTGCGCGACTTCTTCGTCGGCACCACGCTCGAGCGTGTGGTGCGCGCCAGTCATCTGCCGGTGCTGCGTGTCAATGGCCCGGTTACCCATGAGTACAAGCACGCGCTGCTGGCGCTGGATCTGTCGCGTATCTCGCTGCAGGCCGCCAGCCGTGCCCGTGACCTGGGGCTGCTCGATCCGCAGAACTTCGATGCGGCCAGTGCGCTCGAGCCGGTATCGCCCGGAGTAATGCTGGAAGCGAGCCTGAGCGCCCAGGTGCTGGAAACCCAGCGTGAGGATCTGCGCAAACAGATCCTCGAACGCCTGGGCCAGGATGGCTTGAACCTCACGTCCGAGCGGCTGCAGATTCACGTCGGCTCGCCAGAGTCGGTGATCGACGAAGCGCTGAAGCGTTCCTCTGCCGATCTGCTGGTGCTGGGTACTCATGCCCGCGAAGGGGTGTCGCGTCTGGTGCTGGGCAGTGTTGCCAGTCGCCTGCTGGCCACTCAGGACGTCGACGCACTGATCGTCCCGCCGGCTCGTTGA
- the olsB gene encoding L-ornithine N(alpha)-acyltransferase, which yields MTQTARRLQAERLQGPAALREAQALRYRVFSAEFDAKLNGAELGLDMDDYDIHCRHIGVRDLESGELVATTRLLDHQAAAGLGRYYSEEEFALHGLAKLEGPVLEIGRTCVAHAYRNGGTIAVLWGELAEVLNEGGYRYLMGCASISMQDGGIQAQAIMQRLRERYLCTEHLRAEPKHPLPQLDLPGNVIAEMPPLLKAYMRLGAKICGEPCWDRDFQVADVFILLKRDELCPRYARHFKAAV from the coding sequence ATGACTCAAACCGCTCGCCGCCTACAGGCCGAACGCCTGCAAGGCCCCGCCGCCCTGCGTGAAGCTCAGGCCTTGCGCTACCGCGTGTTCAGCGCGGAATTCGACGCCAAGCTCAACGGCGCCGAACTGGGTCTGGACATGGACGACTACGACATCCACTGCCGCCATATCGGCGTACGTGACCTGGAAAGCGGCGAACTGGTGGCCACTACCCGCCTGCTCGACCACCAGGCCGCCGCCGGTCTCGGTCGCTACTACAGCGAAGAGGAATTCGCCCTGCATGGTCTGGCCAAGCTGGAAGGCCCGGTGCTGGAAATCGGCCGCACCTGCGTCGCCCATGCCTACCGCAACGGAGGCACCATCGCCGTGCTCTGGGGCGAGCTGGCCGAAGTACTCAACGAAGGCGGCTACCGCTACCTGATGGGCTGCGCGAGCATCTCCATGCAGGACGGCGGCATCCAGGCGCAAGCCATCATGCAGCGCCTGCGTGAGCGTTACCTGTGCACCGAGCACCTGCGCGCCGAGCCGAAGCACCCGCTGCCGCAGCTGGATCTGCCGGGCAACGTCATCGCCGAGATGCCGCCGCTGCTCAAGGCCTACATGCGCCTGGGGGCGAAGATCTGCGGCGAGCCCTGCTGGGATCGCGACTTCCAGGTGGCCGACGTGTTCATCCTGCTCAAGCGCGACGAGTTGTGCCCGCGTTACGCCCGGCACTTCAAGGCTGCGGTCTGA
- a CDS encoding lysophospholipid acyltransferase family protein, producing MTRLRLSLRLLHLALVIAFGTLLAAVVSLCERVVRHDLMSLRQRLTRWFLARLGGALPFRVRIEGELPTQPMLWVANHVSWTDIPLLGALQPMSFLSKAEVRAWPLAGWLAHKGGTLFIRRGAGDSGQIGQQLTQHLQRGRHLLIFPEGTTTDGLALRTFHGRLLSSAIDSGVAIQPVAIRYLRDGQPCSVAPFIGDDDMISHLLRLLSSSASEVEIRLLQPIPSDTRSRNELARHSQASIAAALQPESSQEQAAA from the coding sequence ATGACCCGACTGCGCCTTTCCCTGCGCCTGCTGCACCTGGCCCTGGTGATCGCCTTCGGCACCCTGCTGGCCGCAGTCGTCAGCCTCTGCGAACGCGTGGTGCGGCATGACCTGATGTCCCTGCGCCAACGCCTGACACGCTGGTTCCTCGCACGCCTGGGTGGTGCCCTGCCGTTTCGCGTACGCATCGAGGGCGAGCTGCCGACCCAGCCGATGCTGTGGGTCGCCAACCATGTGTCGTGGACGGACATTCCGCTGCTGGGCGCCCTGCAACCGATGTCCTTTCTGTCCAAGGCAGAAGTGCGTGCCTGGCCGTTGGCCGGTTGGCTGGCGCACAAGGGCGGTACGCTGTTCATCCGCCGCGGCGCAGGCGACAGCGGCCAGATCGGCCAACAGCTCACCCAGCACCTGCAGCGCGGACGTCATCTGTTGATCTTCCCCGAAGGCACCACCACCGACGGCCTGGCCCTGCGCACCTTCCACGGCCGCCTGCTGAGCAGCGCCATCGACAGCGGCGTGGCCATCCAGCCGGTAGCCATTCGTTACCTGCGGGACGGCCAACCCTGCTCGGTGGCGCCCTTCATCGGCGATGACGACATGATTTCGCACCTGCTGCGCCTGCTGTCCAGTTCGGCCAGCGAAGTGGAAATCCGTCTGCTACAGCCGATCCCCAGCGATACCCGCAGCCGCAACGAACTGGCCCGTCACAGCCAGGCCTCGATTGCTGCGGCATTGCAGCCGGAATCGTCCCAGGAACAGGCCGCGGCCTGA